Part of the Dehalococcoidia bacterium genome is shown below.
GGGTAATCTCAAAGTTCATCTCATCACTGAACAGCTTGGACATCGAAGCCTGACAGGTAGGAACGAGCCCTTGCCCCTGCATCCACACTGTCCTATAAGTAAGGAGGCGTGCCACCTGAACACCGATAGCAAGATCAGCCAGCTTCTGACGCACTAGGGGGTCCCGCGCCAGGGGTTTACCGTTATAGCGCGCTCCCCTGGAAAAGGCCACCAGGTCATCGAGGGTACGTCGCATCGAGCCAGCGAGAGAAGCCAGCGTACCGCGCTCAAAGCTGAGCGTGGTCATCATTACCATCCAACCCTGGTTCTTCTCCCCCAGCAGGTTCTCTTTTGGAACGCGTACGTTATCGAAGTAGACCTCGCAGAAGCCATCGGCACCAACCATGTTGGTTATAGGGCGAACGGTAATCCCCGGGGTCTTCATATCGACCAGAAAAAAACTGAGCCCGCGGTGCTTGGGTGCCTCGGGGTCAGTCCTGGTCGTCATATAGCAAAGGTCACCGCGTAGACCGAAGCTTATCCACGTCTTCTGCCCGTTAACTATATAATAGTCCCCATCCTCCACTGCCGTAGTCTTAATTCCGGCAGAGTCGGAGCCAAAATCGGGCTCGGAGAAGCACTGGATCCACATCACTTCCCCCCGTGCTATGGATGGGAGAAAACGTTTCTTCTGCTCTTCTGTTCCGTGGGCGAGGATGGTAGGCCCCACGATCCCCGTTCCACCACCGTCCATGCGCGGTGCCCTGCCGTAGGCGGTCTCTTCATTGAAGATGAGATATTCAATATCAGAGCCCTCCAGGCCGCCATATTCCCGGGGCCACCAGATAGCGATCCAGCCCTTCTCACCCAGTTTCCTGGTGAACTTCCTGGTGAACTCCCACCCCTCATCCGTCTCCCCACCATGGAGCACCGCCCGTTCATGCGACTCAGGAAGCTCTCGCTTAAGGAAATCCTGGACCTCTCTGCGGAAGGCCTCTTCCTTATCGGTGAATCGAAAATCCAATTAATCTACCTTTCAATCAACCTATATATATATTAGTGAAAAAATGCACATATTGTCAAGGCCATTAGCAACTTGCAATGCTGTGCTTAATATGGTACTATTTCGTAACTAGTACTGGGTAAAATGATACACTTTTTAGGTATAGATATTGGCTCGGTTACCGCCAAGCTAGCGCTAATCGACGAGAACGGCGAGATAGCTGCGCTTGACACCGAGAAGATAACCGCCAGCCCGCAGGCTGCGGTAGCTTCGCTCATTACAAGGCTGAGCAAAAAAATCAATCTTGAAGAGATTGAGGGGGCTGGTGTATCCGGCTCGGGAAGGGCGGTAATACCCGGAGAGCTAAACTGGTCAGTGTACAGCAGTTCGCTATCGATCGCTTCAGGGCTACTCCATTCCCACCCCGACGTAAAAACCATCATCCAGATTGGCGGCCAGACCTCCCTGGTAATCGCGCTGGAGGACGGGCTGAGAAAGCCATGGAAGGTGGCATCAAACCCGCTTTGTGCAGCAGGAACCGGAAGGTTCCTTGACCAACAGGCATACCGGCTGGGCATCAGCATGGAGGATTTTGCCCGCCTAGCACAGCGGGTCGACGACACCATGCCGCGGATCGCTGCCAGATGCAGCGTTTTTGCCAAGACCGACCTTATCCACCTCCAGCAGAAGGGCGTGCCCCTGGGCACAATGCTCTGCGGGCTCTGTGACAGCATTGCCCGGGGGGTTACCTCACTAACCAGAGGGGCTCTGGAGGAGCCAATCTATTTTGTCGGTGGAGTTGCCGCCAATAGTGCAATAGTGGACTCCATAAATGAAATGCTCTCTTCCAGAAATGGGTATCGATTAAATGTAACTGTCCCCGAGAATTACCTGTATATTGAAGCTCTGGGTTCAGCCTTACTGGCAAAGGACTCCGGGAAGATTTCCAAGGTTACCTTGCTGCCAGTAACGGATACGAAGCAACGCTACTACCAAACGCCCAGGCTAGATAAAGTCACCCAGCAAGATCTGTGGGTCGCTCCTAAAATTGATAAGCCCTTTACCGGATACCTCGGGGTCGATATTGGCTCCACCAGCACCAAGGCGGTTATCCTTGACCAATCCGGCACAACGGTCATGGCAAAGAACTACCTCATGACCGCAGGAAAGCCTGTTGACGCCATCACCGAGGTCTTTAGAAACCTGCACCGTGATATCGGGGATAAGGCCAGGATAGCCGGGGTGGGCGTTACCGGATCGGGGCGATATCTGGTGGGCAGCTTCATCGGTGCCGACCTGATAAGAAATGAGATCACGGCGCAGACCAGGGCTGCCGTAGATATAGACCCCGAAGCGGATATCATCGAGGTTGGAGGTCAGGACTCGAAGCTGGTGATCAAGCGAAACGGCGTTGTCGTGGATTACCAGATGAACAAGTCATGCGCTGCGGGAACTGGAAGCTTTATCGATGAGCTAGCGGAGCAACTGGGTATTTCTGTAAATAACGGTGATTTCGCTGCTCTGGCTTTCCAGGCGCCTCATACCATCGATCTTGGATCACGATGCGCCGCCTTCATGGGGCAGGCCGTTTCCTCAGCCCAACAGGAAGGCGTATCCCTGGAGGTAATAACAGCCAGCCTTTCAAACTCTATTGCCGGTAATTATCTTTCCAAGGTGGTAGGGACGCGGAAACTGGGAGACAGTGTAATACTCACCGGAGCGGTATTCTACAATGACGCCATTGTCTCCGCCTTCAGGCAGGCACTCCAGGGGAAGAACCTGATTGTGCCGGAACACAAGGAGGTCAGCGGCGCAATAGGAGCAGCACTGCTGGCCAAGGAGGAAATGGAGGGTCAAAGCTCGATTTATGAAGCCAGCCGCATCGCTCAGAAAAATGAGGGGCTAGGGAAAGGGCAGCCATCGAAAGTTCCTACAAGCTCCAAATTTAAGGGGTTTCAAAAAGTCATTGAGAGCAATTATACCCTTAACACCTTCGTCTGCAAGATATGCGACAATAACTGTACCATAAGTCGCCTGGAGATGCCCGGCCAGCCACCCACCTTCTACGGCAGCCGGTGCGATCTCTTCGATAGTACCATTAAACAGGAGAGGCAGGAAACCCCCTTCGATGAACGGGAGAAGCTGCTATTCAAGGAATACCGAGAGAGTTCTGGATCCGGGCCCTCGGTAGGGGTCCCCCGGGCGCTAATTGTGTATGACTATGCACCACTCATTATCGCCTTCCTCAATGCCCTCGGCGCCAAGGTTGTCCTTTCGAGCAAGACCAACAATCAAATCATAGAGCAGGCTGCTGAGCTAAGCTATACCGATAGCTGTTTCCCCATCAAGCTGCTCCATGGCCATGCCGCAAGCCTCACTGATGTGGACTACATCCTCTATCCCAGCGCCATCCGGTTGGGATTAAAAGATGGTGATGAGGACCAAAAGTATAGCTGCCCCCTCGTCCAGGCATCCCCTTACATCATACGACAGGCTCTCGGCCTGGAAAAACGGCTGCTGGTGCCCACGATAGACTTCAGCATGGGAGACAGCGATGTTATTAAAAATTTTACCGAGGTCGCGGCCAAGATGGGTTTCAGCAGAGAGCGGGGAAGGAAGGCGGCCCTTGCCGGTATTGCAGCGCAGCGGGAGTTTGAGGCGGCAGAAGTAGAGGTGGGGAGGAAGATAATCGAGCGAATCCGCGAGAATAACCAGCTAGGCGTGGTAATGTTCGCCAGGTCCTATATGTCTCAGGACTCGGGGGCAAACCTGGGGATAGCGGAAAAGCTGGCCCAGCTTGGCGTCGTGCCTATACCCATCGACTTCCTGCCACTCGCTTCAGTGGACATCAAGGAGTACTCAGATCGTCCCTACTGGTTCTACGAGGGAAAGCACATCGCCGGCGCAGCGCTTACCGCCTCAGACCCGCGGCTATACGGGCTTGTACTGACAAACTTCGGCTGCGGACCCAACTCCTTCATAATCAAGATTGTCGAGGATATCATGGGGGGCAAGCCCCTGGGCCAGCTGGAGATCGATGAGCATGCCGCTGAGGCGGGCATCGTTACCCGCCTGGAGGCATTCGTCGATACCATTAGCGGCTTTGCCCGCAGCGGCAAGGAAACCCCTGGGTGGAATGCGAATGCCTACCGCTCAGCGCCAACATCGGTCAATTCGGGAAAGAGCATTCTCATGCCGAGGATGGCCCCGCATGCCGAGGTACTGGCCGCTACCATGCAGGCATTCGGGGTTAAGGCCACCGTGCTCCCCGAGTCGACAGAACAGTCCCTTCTCTACAGCACCAAGGTAACCTCAGGCACGGAATGCCTGCCCTACCGCGTAACCCTGGGCGATTTCATGATGTTCCTTCACGAGAACGGCCACGGCGAGGTTGACCTGAAGGCAGTTGAGGGGTTCATGGCCAGCGCCTTCGGGCCCTGCCGTTTCGGGAAATACGCTATAGAGCAGGTGAGGATATTCAGGGAGCTCGGGTTTGACCTTCCGATACGGACCACGGTTTCGAACAATGCCTATCGGGACCTGGGGCTGGGCATAGCCTTCGAGCGCCTGGCCTGGAAGGGAATTGTGGCCATGGATTACCTCCTGAGGCTCCTCTGGCGCACCCGCCCCTATGAGAAGTCAGCCGGAGTCGCAGATGAGCTATTCATAGAATACACCAACAGGATCGCCCAGCGGATGCGCCAGAAGTATGATCTCGGCGATATACTGCGGGATGCCACCTCTGAATATCACGCCCTGATCGACCTAGATAAGCCGAGAAGACCGCTAGTGGGCATCAACGGCGAGATATTCCTGCGCTCTAACCGGTTCAGCAATTGCGATCTGGCGAGAGAGTGCGAGAATGCTGGACTTGAGGTCATCATTTCCCCAATGGGGGAATGGATCAAGTACATGACCCACCGCAACATTGAGGATGGTATCAGGGAGAGGAAGCTGAAAAAGGTGGTTACCGGTTATATCAGGAAACGGCTGCAGGACCACGATGAGCACTCAGTAGCCATCAATTTCAATGGCCTTATCGATCCGCGGGAGCCCTCCACCAAGGAGATACTGGCATTCTCGTGTCAATACCTCTCTCCAAAGTGTGGCGGCGAGGCAGTGATCAGCATCGGAAGCGGAATCGACT
Proteins encoded:
- a CDS encoding acyl-CoA dehydrogenase family protein — encoded protein: MDFRFTDKEEAFRREVQDFLKRELPESHERAVLHGGETDEGWEFTRKFTRKLGEKGWIAIWWPREYGGLEGSDIEYLIFNEETAYGRAPRMDGGGTGIVGPTILAHGTEEQKKRFLPSIARGEVMWIQCFSEPDFGSDSAGIKTTAVEDGDYYIVNGQKTWISFGLRGDLCYMTTRTDPEAPKHRGLSFFLVDMKTPGITVRPITNMVGADGFCEVYFDNVRVPKENLLGEKNQGWMVMMTTLSFERGTLASLAGSMRRTLDDLVAFSRGARYNGKPLARDPLVRQKLADLAIGVQVARLLTYRTVWMQGQGLVPTCQASMSKLFSDEMNFEITRVGTEIMGLYGQLAWKSIKAPFNGEMAGNYLNNLGCLFAGGTPEIQRTIMATIGLGLPRR
- a CDS encoding acyl-CoA dehydratase activase; the protein is MIHFLGIDIGSVTAKLALIDENGEIAALDTEKITASPQAAVASLITRLSKKINLEEIEGAGVSGSGRAVIPGELNWSVYSSSLSIASGLLHSHPDVKTIIQIGGQTSLVIALEDGLRKPWKVASNPLCAAGTGRFLDQQAYRLGISMEDFARLAQRVDDTMPRIAARCSVFAKTDLIHLQQKGVPLGTMLCGLCDSIARGVTSLTRGALEEPIYFVGGVAANSAIVDSINEMLSSRNGYRLNVTVPENYLYIEALGSALLAKDSGKISKVTLLPVTDTKQRYYQTPRLDKVTQQDLWVAPKIDKPFTGYLGVDIGSTSTKAVILDQSGTTVMAKNYLMTAGKPVDAITEVFRNLHRDIGDKARIAGVGVTGSGRYLVGSFIGADLIRNEITAQTRAAVDIDPEADIIEVGGQDSKLVIKRNGVVVDYQMNKSCAAGTGSFIDELAEQLGISVNNGDFAALAFQAPHTIDLGSRCAAFMGQAVSSAQQEGVSLEVITASLSNSIAGNYLSKVVGTRKLGDSVILTGAVFYNDAIVSAFRQALQGKNLIVPEHKEVSGAIGAALLAKEEMEGQSSIYEASRIAQKNEGLGKGQPSKVPTSSKFKGFQKVIESNYTLNTFVCKICDNNCTISRLEMPGQPPTFYGSRCDLFDSTIKQERQETPFDEREKLLFKEYRESSGSGPSVGVPRALIVYDYAPLIIAFLNALGAKVVLSSKTNNQIIEQAAELSYTDSCFPIKLLHGHAASLTDVDYILYPSAIRLGLKDGDEDQKYSCPLVQASPYIIRQALGLEKRLLVPTIDFSMGDSDVIKNFTEVAAKMGFSRERGRKAALAGIAAQREFEAAEVEVGRKIIERIRENNQLGVVMFARSYMSQDSGANLGIAEKLAQLGVVPIPIDFLPLASVDIKEYSDRPYWFYEGKHIAGAALTASDPRLYGLVLTNFGCGPNSFIIKIVEDIMGGKPLGQLEIDEHAAEAGIVTRLEAFVDTISGFARSGKETPGWNANAYRSAPTSVNSGKSILMPRMAPHAEVLAATMQAFGVKATVLPESTEQSLLYSTKVTSGTECLPYRVTLGDFMMFLHENGHGEVDLKAVEGFMASAFGPCRFGKYAIEQVRIFRELGFDLPIRTTVSNNAYRDLGLGIAFERLAWKGIVAMDYLLRLLWRTRPYEKSAGVADELFIEYTNRIAQRMRQKYDLGDILRDATSEYHALIDLDKPRRPLVGINGEIFLRSNRFSNCDLARECENAGLEVIISPMGEWIKYMTHRNIEDGIRERKLKKVVTGYIRKRLQDHDEHSVAINFNGLIDPREPSTKEILAFSCQYLSPKCGGEAVISIGSGIDWMENPEFAGVISVMPHGCMPGGVVAAMSDKFSEMYAKPWINLTYDGTLESNNLERINNFAEVLRFCSSPRPR